In one window of Heptranchias perlo isolate sHepPer1 chromosome 4, sHepPer1.hap1, whole genome shotgun sequence DNA:
- the LOC137320523 gene encoding uncharacterized protein isoform X2, with the protein MKGNKKEWRDEENRLTRCSSSFRVSELLLAIENLSKQRLESQSEQNHVEKLTEAERLQLPTVDIPTANDNQGIKNAKLPDYKHIRSGSSKRIKFELCPQQSIFGCNMDAKSLQCKMDTKPQDSRKSKLVCNWPKKAKLDNQFDQRINAPQKKLLISNVSGKEYTLPSLLIPQRDRKRRPLIDKTSQARSPFLKIKPSLCPPRIQRSVLTGTQHYESFLDLKDLQWKLYKGAAKNRAPDLIKDERKCTLQPTLIGRQHEGTLPVPLICKGNKYIEMF; encoded by the exons GTATCAGAATTGTTACTTGCCATTGAAAATTTAAGTAAGCAACGGCTGGAATCTCAGAGTGAACAGAATCATGTGGAGAAATTAACAGAAGCAGAGAGACTCCAATTACCCACTGTAGATATACCAACTGCTAATGACAATCAGGGTATTAAAAATGCAAAATTGCCAGATTATAAGCATATTAGATCTGGCTCATCCAAAAGAATTAAATTTGAATTGTGCCCTCAACAAAGCATTTTTGGATGCAACATGGATGCGAAATCTCTTCAATGCAAGATGGACACGAAACCTCAAGATTCACGAAAATCAAAGCTTGTATGTAATTGGCCCAAAAAAGCTAAATTGGATAACCAATTTGATCAGAGGATTAATGCACCACAGAAGAAACTACTTATTTCAAATGTAAGTGGTAAAGAATACACTCTTCCATCTCTGTTAATAccacagagagatagaaagagaaggCCACTTATTGATAAAACAAGTCAAGCAAGAAGCCCTTTTCTGAAGATCAAGCCATCTCTATGTCCTCCACGGATTCAACGGTCAGTACTAACAG GAACGCAGCATTATGAATCCTTCCTTGACTTAAAAGACTTACAGTGGAAACTATATAAAGGAGCTGCGAAGAACAGAGCACCTGACCTGATAAAGGATGAACGTAAATGCACATTACAGCCCACCCTCATAGGGAGGCAGCACGAAGGAACTCTTCCAGTCCCTTTGATCTGTAAAGGTAACAAGTATATAGAAATGTTCTAG